The stretch of DNA GGCGGCGTATATCAACGGCGTGTCCAAGCTGCACGGCGAGGTGTCGCGCGCGATGTGGCGCGGCGTCTGGCCGGGGCTGCCCAAGAGCGAGCTGCCCATCACCGCCATCACAAACGGCGTCCACACCGCCTCCTGGATAAGCCACGAGCATCTTAAACTTTACGCCAGGCATCTGGGCGGCGGGCAGAACTGCTGCGTCTCCAACCCGTCCGACTGCTGCGACTGGAGCAAAACCGCCCAAATCCCGGACGAGGAATTCTGGCAGGCGCATGAAATCCGCAAGGAAAAGCTGGTGGCCGTGGTGCGCGCGCGCTACAAAAAGCAGCTCGCCCGGCAGGGCGCCGACGTAACCGTCCTGGAGCAGACGGACAAGCTGCTGGACCCCAAAGCGCTGACCATAGGGTTTGCGCGGAGATTTGCCACCTACAAGCGCGCCACGCTTATTTTCCGCGACCCGGACCGGCTGGCCGCGATACTCAACAATCCCGCCATGCCCGTGCAGCTTATTTTCGCCGGAAAGGCGCATCAGGCCGACACCCAGGGCAAGGAATTCGTCAAGCACATAGTGCGGCTGATGGCGGACAAGCGCTTTGCCGGAAAGCTGATTTTCGTGGAAGACTACAACATGAACGTGGCCCGCTATCTGGTGCAGGGCGTGGACGTCTGGCTCAACAATCCGGCGCGCCCGATGGAAGCCTCCGGCACCAGCGGCATGAAGGCGGCCATCAACGGGGCGCTGAGCCTGTCGGTGCTGGACGGCTGGTGGTGCGAGGCCAGCCGCCCCGACATAGGCTGGTCCATAGGCGGCGCCGAGCATTACAACGACGACGCCGAACGCGACAACGTGGAAGCCGAGGCCATCTGCAACCTGCTTGCCAAGGAAATCGCGCCGCTTTATTACGACCGCGCGGAAGGCGGCCTGCCGCGCAGATGGATAGCGATGATGAAACGCTCCGTGGCCGCCATAGTGCCGGTTTTCAACACGCACCGCATGGTGCGCGAGTATTACGAGCGGTTCTATGCCCCCGCCCACCGCTTCGGGAGCAGGCTCGCCTCCGACGGCACGGCCCCGGCGGTGTCGCAGTGGCGGGCGCGCGTGCGCGACAACTGGGGCAAGGTGCGCGTAACCGACGCCTCCCCGCTTCAGGACCACGAAATCAGGATGGACGGCAAATTCCGGCTGGCGGCTAAAGTCTGGCTGGGCGCGCTTTCCCCGGAGGATGTGTCGGTGGAGGTGTGCCTGGGCAGAATGGACCCCGACGGCGAGCTGGAGCCGCAGACCATCATCGCCATGAATCCCAAAGGCATGGAAGGCGACGCGCATTTATACGAGCTGGAGGCCGCCCCCGCCCGCGGCGGCAGGCAGGACTATGCGCTGCGCGTGGTTCCCAGAAACAGCAACATCCCGCACCCGTTCATGCCGCATTTCATACGGTGGGAGGAATAGCGCGCGCAGGGCGCGCCGCGCCCGTGCCGTGGAATTTGCTAGTATATTGCGAATCGGTTTCCCGGAGGGGTTTTATATATGAGCGGTCCCGCTGACATCAAATTCGGAACGGACGGCTGGCGCGGCATAATCGCGTGGGATTTCACTTTTGACAACGTGCGGAGGGCCGCGCAGGCCATAGCGGATTACGCCCGCGCCTCAAGCCCGGTGCCTCTTGAATCGCAGAACCTGATTGTGGTGGGATACGACAGGAGATTCCTGTCGGAGCAGTTCGCGCGGGAGATAGCGCGCGTCATAAGCGCCAACAAGCTGGGGGTAACGTTGCTGGACGCCCCGTCCCCCTCGCCGGAAATAAGCTTTCTGACGCTGAAGAAATTCTGGCTGGGCGTCATGGTTACGGCCAGCCACAACCCGTTCCATTACAACGGCATCAAGCTGAAAATAGCCGGCCATTCCGCGCCGGAGGCGCTTACAAAGGCGGTGGAGGCGCAGCTGGGCAAAATCGCGCCGCAGACGAAGGGGCACTCGCCGCTGCCGGAACGGTCTTTCAGGAATTTGTACGAGGCATCGCTTGCGGCGCGGGTGGACGGCAAGGCCGTGGCGCAGGGCCTCAAAGCCCCGGTGGTGATAGATTACATGCACGGCTCCGCCGCCGGGATAGTGGAGAACCTGGTAAAGACCAAAAAACTTATCGCCATACGCGCCGCGCACGACCCGATGTTTTCCAACACGCACCCGGAGCCTGTCGCCAAGCATCTGGGCGCGCTCTGCAAGGCGGTGGCCGACAACAAGGCGATAGCCGGCCTGGCTCTGGACGGCGACGGCGACCGCATAGGCATGGTGGACGAGGCCGGACGCTTTATCACCCCGCCGCAGATGATGGCGCTTTTCCTGTGGTATCTGGCCGAGGTGAAAAAATTAAAAGGGACTGTGGTGCAGTCCGTCTCGCAGGGGTTTCTCAGCAAGCGGATAGCCAGGGCCAACGGCCTGCCTTTAGAGGAAACGCCCGTCGGCTTCAAGTATCTGGCCGAGCGGCTGGAAAAAGGCGGCGTCCTGCTGGCAGGCGAGGAATCCGGCGGTTTCGCCTGGAAGGGCTGCCCGCCGGAGCGCGACGGCTCGCTGTGCGCGCTGCTGGCGCTGGAAATGCTGGTCAAAACCGGCAAAAAGCCCTCCGTCCTGCTGGGCGAACTGGAAAAGAAACACGGCAAATCCGTTTTTGAGCGGCGCGACCGCCGCATCCAGAAAATCGTGGCCGACAAGGCCGTTTTCGCCGAGAAGCTCAAAAAACGGCTGCCCAAAAAACTGCTGGGCAAAAGCATAGCCCAGGCGGAGACAACCGACGGCCTGAAAATAATACTGGAAAACGACTGGTGGGCGCTGTTGCGCCCCTCCGGCACGGAGCCGCTGATGCGCATTTACGCGGAAACCGATTCCCCCAAATCCACCGAAGAACTGATAGAGTACAGCGCCAAACTGGGAGCGGCGCATATCTGATGCTTACGCACCGGGAGCACGAAGCTTTCCAGGACCTGGCCGAAACCGGCCTGCTGGAAACTTTGCGCGCCCTGGCCAAGATGTCCAACCGGCAGTGGTGCATATTCCCCCAGCGCATGACGCTGCACCTGCTGGACGAGGCGCTTGGTATCTTCCCGGAAAACGAGCCTGCCCGCATCGGCTGCGACCTGCGGCTGGAAGGCGCGGTGGACGCGCATCTGCTTTTCCTGTTCCCGCAGGAAAGCGCGCTTACGCTGACCAAGTTTTTCACCTCCGGGCTGAGCATCCCCAACACGGCTGAAGTGCAGGCCATGGCGGTAACGGAAGTTTCCAATATCCTCTCCAACGCTTTCCTTAACGTACTGGCAAACACGCTCAAGGCCAGGTTCCTGGCGGCGGAGATATCGCCGGTGTCCGGCCCGCGCGGGGAATTGCTGGCCCGGATAAGCGGGAATATGGGGAAAGGACGCCTGCTGCGCACCCGGCTCAAAATGGAATCGGAATACCTGGCCATGTCCGCTGATTTCTGCATGCTGCTGGACGAGGAATCATTTTCCAGAATACTGGGGCTGATAGACGACTGCCCCGCATGCACCGTGCGCCGCCGGAGGATTTTTTAGGAGGATAAGCCATGAAAATACTGATTGTAGACGACTCGCCCATCCTGCGCAGCACCATACGCGCCGTGCTGGAGAGGGCCGGCCACCACATCACCGGCGAGGCCGGCAACGCGGATGAAGCCTTTGCCCTTTACCAGAAGGAAAGGCCGGAACTGGTGCTGCTGGACATATTGCTGCCCGGCGAATCCGGCCTGGACATCCTGCGCAAGCTGAAAATGACCGACAATACCGCCAACGTGCTTATCGTAACCGCGGTGAACCAGGAAGCGGTCAACGACGAGGCCAAGCAGCTCGGCGCGCGCGGAATTCTCTACAAGCCGTTCGACCCGTCCGAGCTTACTACGGCGATAACCGAAGTTTCAAAGTAACCCCCCTCCACGCGCGCATGATTCCGCCCTGCGGGCGGCGTCATGCGCGCGGTTTTGCAAAACGGAAACCTTCCCCCTCGCCCTCCAGCCCGAACACTGCCAGGCAGTTGTCAAAAGCCGCCCGCGCGGTTTCCTCCGGCGTCAACCCGATAATTCTGGCCAGCGCGCCGCATATTTCCGGCAGGTCCGCCGGCTCGCTGCGCTTGCCGCGCCTTGACTGCGGCGGCAGATACGGGCAGTCTGTTTCCAGAACCAGGCGGCCCGGCCCGGCGGCCCCCAGAATTCCGCGCAGCTCCGAATTTTTCGGATAGGTGAGAGTGCCGTTTACTCCCAGCAGAAACCCCATGTCCATAAGCCGGCGCGCATCCTGCGGCGAGCCGGAAAAGCAATGCGCTATCCCCGCGACTTTGCCTGCCGCGCGCGGCGAGGCTTCAAGCATGTCCAGCATGTCCGCATAGGCATTTGCAGAGGCGTCCGCGCCGTTGCGGCAATGCAGAACCAGCGGCAGCCCCAGCCGCCCGCCCAATTCCAGCATGCGCTCCAACACTTCCAGCTGCCGCGCGCGCGGCTGCTGGCTGCGCGCATAATCCAGCCCTATCTCCCCCAGCGCGCAGGCGCCCGGAAGCAGCCGCTCCAGCCGGGCCATGCTTTCATCCGAAACAGAGCCGCATTCATGCGGATGAAACCCCAGCGCGTGAAAGACAAACCCTCCGTGCCTTTCGGAAAACGCGGCGGCGGCATCCCATTCGCCGGGGCCGCAGGCGATTTCCACAACAAGGCGCACGCCGGCGGCGCGGGCGCGGGACAGCGCGTCCTCCCTGTCTTCGGAAAACGCCTCATTGCACAAATGGGCGTGGCTGTCGCAAATCATTAGAATTGCTCCTGATTATCAAGCGGCAATATCCGGGTTTTGCTGAACACGTCAACGGCGGTTTACCAGTTTGCCGGCAAGAGTGTCCGGGGTGAAGCCGAAGCGGCGCGTCATCCGCTTTCCCGTCATCCACACCTGCCATGCGCCGATTGCCGCCGCCAGCAGCCCTTCCCAGATTCTGCTTCCGTTGGCAAGCTCCATCAGCCCCGCCGCCGCCAGCGCGATGGAGGTGATGAACGCGCCTCTGGCCAGCAGTTCCGCCGCCAGCGCGTTTTTTACCAGTTCCGCAGCCAAAGACAGCGCGAACGGGGCCAAAGCCAGCACCAGCGTTTCCATCCACATCCCGGAGTGGCCTGGGGGCAGCGGCGGAGCCGGCCTGGGAATTTGCGGAGCCTTCTCCAGCGGCGCGCCGGCGGCCAGACCGTCCGTGGTAGCGGCAGGCTGAGGCGGTTTTTGCGCGGCGCCACGGGCCGCCGGGCGCGGCGGCTGCAGCCGTTCCGCCGGAATTGAAAACGAGCCGTCCGCCACGCGCAGCAGCGGAACCACAGTGCCGGGCGTTTCGCCCCTGCCTGCGGCGCGCCTGTCGGAGATTTTTGCCGGCTTTACCGGCCTGGCGTTTGCGGGGGGAGGGGCCTCCACCGCGTCCTCGGGGTTGAACGCCTTGCTTATCTGCGCGTCCTTTCCCGCCGCGGCGGCGTATTCAAGCGACAGGCTCGGCGCAAGAGGCGGAGCGGGGGGCGCGGAGAATTTGTTTTTTAGCCTTTCGTCCAGTCCGGGCCTGGGCTGCAGCAGCCAGCGCGAATGCGGGCTTAGAATCAGCAGCGCGGTCTGCCAGACGAAAAACAGCGCCACCGCTGCGCACACGGCGCCGGCGACGGCCCGGGGCGAACCCGCCGCCATCCTCGCCGCAGCCGCAAACGACGCGCCGCCGGGCAGCTCATGCCCGGTAACGGCGTGGAATATCCATGCGGCTGCCTCGCGCGGTCTCATTCCCCAGATGATAACAAATTGCAAAATGGTAAAATCGGCTTATGAGAAAACCCGTCTCCTCCGCCGCGCTGGATTTTTCCTATTCCCGCATGGGCATGTATCTTGAATGCCCCAGAAAATACGAGTTCCGATATATCCAGCGCCTGCCGGAAAAGCCGAAACCCTATTTCGCGCTGGGCCAGGGCGTGCATGACGCGCTGGAATACCTCTACGCCGTGCAGGCGCCGCCCTTCCCGTCCATGGAGGCGGTTTTGCAGCGCTTCCGCGACGAGTGGGAAAAAACCTCGCCGGAGGCCAAGGGATATTCCGCCCGCCAACTGCAGCAGGGAAAGCACAAGCAGGATTTTGACGACGGGCTTGTGATGCTGGGCGCGTATTACCGCAAGCACCGGGACGTCCTGCATATCCCGCTTGCCGTGGAGTTCAGGGCCAAGGTCGAGGTGGACGGCCTCAACGTTATAATGATAGCCGACCGTCTGGACTATCTGGGCAACGGCAAAATCGCCGTTGTGGACTACAAGACCGGCAAAAACGTGGAACGCGCGCCGGACCAGCTTTACATGTACCAGAAGCTGCTGGACATTTCGCCGGATTTCCAGAAGCTGGCCGCCGCCAAGACCGGCGAGGACGGGCCTTTTTCCGTCGGGAAAATGGTTTTCTGCCATGTGCCCTCGCTTGAGGAGGCGGCCTTTGACCGCGCAGGGGACCAGGAATTGGGCGCGGTGTGGAACAAGGCTCTGGACGTTGCCGCCAAAATCAGGGCGCGGGAATTTCTGCCCTCTCCCGGCGAGACCAAGTGCCGCTTCTGCGATTACCGCGAGCGTTGCCAGGCCGGCTCCGCGCAGACCGCGCCGGAGGAGGCCGCATTTTCGCTTCCCGCAAAGCCCGCCGGCGACATTCTGGGCGAGAAGATAGACAAATGCGGGCGCCTGCGCGAGGAGGCCGACGCTTTAGGCCGGGAAATCACCGCCCTGATGCGCGAGAAGGGGCTTAACCTCCATTTCGGCGCGAAATACAAGGCCGCGCTGGAAAAATCGCCCCGGCTGGAAATCCCGGACGAAAAAGCCATGCTTTCCGCCCTGCGCGAAACAGGGCTGCTCAACCGCGCGCTGCTGCCCACAAAAAAAGCGGTGGAAAACCTGCTTTCCGCGCCCGACCTCCCGCCGGACCAGCGCGCCCGGCTGGAAAGCTGCGTCAGACGCGGCGAAAATCTCAATCTCGGGCTGAACAAAATAAAGGACTAGCCTGAATGCTTCAGTTGGTTGCGAGGACCGAGGAGAAAAAGCGCGAAATAATGCCGAACAAAATTATCCGCGCGCGCCTCACTGCGCGAAAGGATAATTTTGTGAAGGCAGTATGAAGCGATTTTTAGCCGAATCCCGCAATCCAACTGAAACATTCAGGCTAGCACAGGCTGCCGGAGCAAAGCAGATGAAATACTATATTTCGCTTGACCAGGGCAGTTCCTCTTCCCGCGCGGTCGCGTTCGGCGTGGACGGGCGGCTGGCTTTCCAGTCCCGCAGGCCGCTGCGCTGCCGCCATGACGGCGCGATAGCCGAATATGACGCCGCCGAACTTGCCCGCGGCCAGCTTGACGCGCTGGACGAGCTGCTGGACCTGCTGCCGCCGGAGTCGGAAATAGCGGGGCTGGCAGTGGCCTCGCAACGTTCCACCGTGGTTTTATGGGACAGGAATACCGGCGCGCCGCTTTGCCCCGCGCCAAGCTGGCAGGACGGGCGCGCCGCCGCGCTGCTGGACGAAATCCCGCTGGACCACGGGCAAATCCGCGCCATTACCGGGCTTTACAAAACCCCCTATTACTCCGCGCCGAAAATACTATGGTGCCTGCGCAATTATCCCGCCGCGGCCAAAGCCGCGCGGGAGGGAACGCTGGCAATCGGCCCCGTGGCGTCGTATCTGGTCTGGCTGATGACGGGGGGGGAGGTGTTTGCGACGGACCCCACGCTTGCCCAGCGCACGCTTTTGTTTGACCTGCGCGCATGGAACTGGAGCGAAAAGCTGGCCGCCGTGTTTTCCGTGCCGCCGCAAAGCCTGCCGCAAATCCGCCCCAGCGCGGCGGATTACGGGGTTTTCCGGTCAAAGCGCGGCCCGATACGAATACTGGCCCTCGCCGGGGACCAGCAGGCCGCCATGGCCGGGGCGGGCGCGCTTTCCGCGGACACGGCGCTTGTCAATTACGGCACCGGCGCGTTTTTTCTGGCCCATGCGGACGGGCCCGCGCCGCAGGCGGCGGGGCTGCTGGAATCGGCGGGATGGGAGAGCGGGCGGCATTTGCTGGAAGGCACGGTGAACGCCGCCTCCTCGTCGCTGGACTGGCTGAACCGGCTGGGTATTGAATTTTCCGCGCGGGATGTGGACGAATTGTGCCGCCGCTCGGAAAATCCAGCGCTGATGCTATGCTCGCTTGGCGGGCTGGGCAGCCCGTACTGGGATTACAGCACCCCCGCCGCCATAACCAATCTGGGCGCGCGCACTGAAAAATGCGATATCGTGCGCGGCGCGGTGGAGGGCGTGGCGATTCTGACGGCGCAGGCCGCGCTGGCCGCGCGGCGCGCGGGCGCGAAGTTCGGGAAAATCATCGCCTCGGGCGGGTTCTCGCGCTCCGACTATCTGCTGGAATTCCAGAGCGGGCTTTTGCAGCTGCCGGTGGAGCGCGCCGCGCAGGAGGAAACCACCGCCCTGGGCGCGGCCTGCCTGGCCGCGCGGGCGCAGGGAGAGGACGTCTCCGGCTGGTTTTCGCCGGGAAAAACATTCGTTCCGCCTTTTCCGCAGCAGCGCGCAGGGGAAATACTTTCCCGCTGGGAGTCGTTCTACCGCGCCGTCAGGGGATAACCCTGCCCGGAAACCGCGGTTGGCAGGCTGTCATATTTTTTCCCGTATCGGCAGGGCGAAGGAGAATATGCTGCCCTTGCCCGCCTCGCTTTCCATCCAGATTCCGCCGTTGTGCATTTCCACAAAACGTTTTACCAGAACCAGCCCCAGCCCCGTGCCTTCGTAGCTGCGGCTGTGGGAGCTGTCGGCCTGGGAGAAAGGCTTGAACAGCTTGCCCCTGTCCTCCTGCGAGATGCCGATGCCGGTGTCGGCCACGCTGACCAGAATATACTCCGCTCCGCCGTTAACCGCCTCCAGCTCGCGCGCCGGAACAGGCGCGGCGGCGCGCAGTTCCGCCACGGTCACGCGGCGCGCCTTCAACGTTACCGCGCCTCCGGCCGGGGTGAACTTGACGGCATTGCTCAGCAGGTTGAAAATTATCTGTTTGAACTTGCGCTCGTCCGCGACGATTTTCATGTCCGCGGGAAAAGCGGCCTCTCCCGTCAGCGACACCTGCGCCTGGACGGACTGCTCGCCCACCATGCCAAGCGTCGTGTCCAGAATTTCCTTCGGAGCGAACACGGAGGGCGACAGTTCCATCCGGCCCGCCTCCACCTTGGAAAGGTCCAGGATGTCGTTTATCAGATTCAGCAGATGCTTGCCGCTTTTGATGACGTATCCGGCGTACTCATGCTGTTTCTCGTTTAGCGCGCCCAGCATTTCACTTTCCATCATCGTGCCGGAGACTATGATGACGTTCAGCGGCGTTCTCAGTTCGTGGCTCATGTTGGCGAGAAAAGCGGACTTTGCGGCATTGGCGTTTTCCGCCAGCGCGCGGGCGTGTTCGGCGACCTGTTTCTGGTCATTCAGTTCCGCGGTGCGCCGGGCCACCGTCTGCTCCAGCGAATCAAGCAGCATCGCATTCTCGTAGGCCACGGATGCCTGGTTGACAAATATCTGAAAAATCTCCATCCGCTCGGAAGAGAAATAATCCGCGTTCCTGCTGCACAGCGACAGCACCGCCGCAACCTCGTTCCGGCAGAGTATGGGGAAATAGGCGCAGGATTTGTAACCGCTGGAGGCGGCGCAGCGCACAAGCGCGTCGCGCCCGGCGGCGGAGTCTATGCGGTTGAGAAAATGCGGTATTTTCTCCTTCACCGCGCGGGAAAGCAGGCTGTCGCCGCCCAGCCCCGGGATTTCTCTGTTGAGCATCTCCAGGCAGGCCGCCGGCGCGCCGGCGGCGGCGACCACGGATAAACCCCCGTTTTCGTCCCGCTGCGCCAGCCAGCAGGTGCCGGGCGCCTCCGCGTCCTGCGCCAGAAAATCGTCGCTGCCGCTGCTGCCGGCGGACAAAGACAGCGCCTTTTCGCACAATTCCTCAAAAAGTTTCCGGCGGCCCTTTATCCTGACGATAGAGTTGGAGGCCTTGTTGAGATACATCAGGTTTTCGGTGAAAACGCGCAACAGATTGTCCTTGCGCTTGCGCTCGGTTATATCCATAGCCGTGCCTATTATGCCCAGCAGGTTATGCTCCGCGTCGTAAACCGAGCTGGTGGACAGAAACACGTCAAACCGGGAGCCGTCGCGCCGGTTGGCAATTGTTTCGCCCTCCCATTTGCCGATGTCCGTCCGGGAAGCGGCTATCTCCGCCATAACCGGCTTGTTTTTGAATGCGTCCAGCACTTTCCTGCCCAGCAATTCGTCGGCATGATTTTCGTAGCCCCACATCATGAGGAAAGCCGGGTTGAGGTATACGATTTTCGTCTCCGTGTCAGTGAGTATCACCCCGGTCCGGGAGGATTGCATCGCGTTTTCCAGCGCCAGCAGCCGTTCCGCGGTCCGGTGTTCCCAGGAAACGTCCCGGAACACCAGTATGACGCCGGAAATTTCGCCCGCTTCGTCTTTTATGGGCGCGCCGCTGTCGGCTATGGAGCAGCGGGTTCCGTCGCGTCTTATCAGCGCGGTATGGTTGGCCGGTTCCGACACTTTCCCGTTGCGCAGCACCTTGTCAACAGGGCTTTCGCAGATCATGCCGGTCTTTTCGCTGACAATGCTAAAAACCTCCGGCAGCGGGCGGCCCAGGGCCTGCGCCTCGCTCCAGCCGGTAAGTTCCTCTGCCACCTTGTTCATCAGCTGGATTTTTCCAACGCGGTCCGTCGCAATGACGGCGTCGCCTATGCTGCGCAGGGTAACCTCAAGCCGCTTTCGTTCTTCGGAAAGCGCATCCTGCGCCTGCCTGCGCCCGGAGATTTCCGCAGCCAGTTCCTCGCGCGACACGGTTACGCTCTTTAGCTCGCGGCTCATCGCGTTGAACGCGGCGGCCAGCCTGCCCAGCTCATCCGGGGAACGCGCCGCGCCCCGGCTGCCCGCATTGCCGTCCGCAATCCCGGCTATGCCCCGAAGCAGCATTTGCACCGGCTTGCCAAGCAGGATGGACATCAACAGCGAAACAAGCGCGAACGCCGCCAGGCAGCCGCCGGCAGCCAGCAGCCACACCGTCCGGGCAAATCTGGCGCCGCGCTCCGAGACGTCCCTGTGCGAAAGAACCAGCGTCGCCCGGCCTATCACCCCGCTTTCGCCGTTGCCGCCCGAAGCCGTTCCCCCGCCGGAATCCTTTCCGGCTTTTTCAATTTTTACCGGGGCGGAGTATTCATTCTCGTCCGCGCCGCCCCTGCGCCCGCCGGAATACAGTATCCGCCCCGATTTGTCCGCCACCTCGCAGTAAACCACATTCTCCCGGCGCAGCATTTCCCTGCCGGCATGGCGCAGCATTTCGGTGTTGCCGGCCAGAACGGGATATTCGCTGCCCATGGCAAGCCAATTAAGCAGCAACCCGGCCTGATTGTCAAATTCATGGCGCAGCGCCGCCTTCTCGCAGCGCACGGTGTAGACCGCAAAAACCGCGCTCAACGCGGCCAGCAGCGACACGAAAAGCAGCGTGATCTTCCTTGAGATGCTCATTTGCAGGACGCCTCCGGCGCGCCCGCTTCCGTATGCGGCGCGGACAGGATGGAGATTTTCATAGCATAACGAGTTTACAATACTATCCAACAAGCGCGCGCATGGTTTTGGAAACGGGCTTTATTGCAAATGCCGGCGGGCGGCGTTCAACCCCGCCCGCGCCAGCGCATTATCCGGCGACAGGGACAGGGCTTTATTGAAATCCTCCAGAGCCTGCGCATGCCGCCCGCTTTTGCCGTATGCTATGCCGCGGTTGGCGTAGGCGTCCGCAAAGCCGGGAGCCTGCGCTATGGCGCGGCTGTAATCGTCAATAGCCTGATTGTAGCGGCCCAGCGCGGTGTAAACCGCGCCCCTGTCGTTGCAAACCGCCGGCTGTCCGGGTTTCAGTTCCAGCGACCGCGTGAAATCCCCCGCCGCCTCTTCAGCGCGGCCCGATGCCAGCAGCGCGCGCCCCCTGCGGCGGAAAATTTCGGCGCGGATGCCGCCGTCGCGCGCGAATTGCAGCGCGGCGGTGAAATCCTCCGCGGCGGCCTCCCGGTTGCCGGCGTCCAGATTTGCCGCGCCTCGGTTGGAGTATATGACCGAATAAAGCCGCGCGTCGCCGCTTTCCGCGCATGTCCGCGCGGCGTCGTTCCACAGCGACAGGCTGCTGTTCCAGGCTTTCACCCTGTCCGCCGACTGCCAGCCCAGCGCCAGCGCAGCCGCCGCGGCGCAGGCCAGGGCGGGTTTGCGCGCACAGCCGTAAAACCGCGCAAATGCCGCCCCCGCCATCAGGAATATCCCCGCCGCCGGGATGTAGGAATATCTGTCAGCCGGCGCCACGTGATAAAACGCCAGCGCGGGCGCAAGCGCAAGGCAGAAAAACGCGAAGCCGAAAGCATACAGCCGCTCTTTAAGCCTCAGCAGCAGCGCGCCAAAGGCTGCCAGCGCGGCAGTCGCCCCCGCGCCGGAGGCGGCCAGCGGGTAGACGGCGCAAAGCCCGGACGGCAACAGTATCTTTTTCAGGTAAAACAACGCGCCGGGGCCGAAAGCCGCCAGCATCCCCGCCGCCGAGGATGCCGCCGCCTGACGCGGCAGGAAAAATGAGCCGGTCCTGAAAGTCAGCG from Elusimicrobiales bacterium encodes:
- the glgP gene encoding alpha-glucan family phosphorylase encodes the protein MKINSFNVLPDLPDNLQGLSELSRNMWFAWNWEAIMMFVAMDDELWHKSHRNPKWMLGNMDRKRFEELSRDGKFLELLEKTRRDFQDYMTRKTWHDENRKPEENGFLAAYFSMEFGIGEGLPMYSGGLGMLSGDHLKSSSDLGLPLVGVGLFYQRGYISQTLNRDGWQVERFPENDWANMPVEKVRSASGEPLAVTVPLGEESVKVGVWRVPVGRTSLYLLDTNLPENPHHHRLITEQLYGGDRANRIKQEIVLGLGGVRALEAMNIKPTVYHINEGHSAFLLFERIRLAMRARHLSFAQARELVWASSVFTTHTPVIAGNEHFEPDLVRRFLEPYSRELGISWDEFLNIGRENPHSPTFCMTVAALRLAAYINGVSKLHGEVSRAMWRGVWPGLPKSELPITAITNGVHTASWISHEHLKLYARHLGGGQNCCVSNPSDCCDWSKTAQIPDEEFWQAHEIRKEKLVAVVRARYKKQLARQGADVTVLEQTDKLLDPKALTIGFARRFATYKRATLIFRDPDRLAAILNNPAMPVQLIFAGKAHQADTQGKEFVKHIVRLMADKRFAGKLIFVEDYNMNVARYLVQGVDVWLNNPARPMEASGTSGMKAAINGALSLSVLDGWWCEASRPDIGWSIGGAEHYNDDAERDNVEAEAICNLLAKEIAPLYYDRAEGGLPRRWIAMMKRSVAAIVPVFNTHRMVREYYERFYAPAHRFGSRLASDGTAPAVSQWRARVRDNWGKVRVTDASPLQDHEIRMDGKFRLAAKVWLGALSPEDVSVEVCLGRMDPDGELEPQTIIAMNPKGMEGDAHLYELEAAPARGGRQDYALRVVPRNSNIPHPFMPHFIRWEE
- a CDS encoding response regulator, with translation MKILIVDDSPILRSTIRAVLERAGHHITGEAGNADEAFALYQKERPELVLLDILLPGESGLDILRKLKMTDNTANVLIVTAVNQEAVNDEAKQLGARGILYKPFDPSELTTAITEVSK
- a CDS encoding TatD family hydrolase, encoding MICDSHAHLCNEAFSEDREDALSRARAAGVRLVVEIACGPGEWDAAAAFSERHGGFVFHALGFHPHECGSVSDESMARLERLLPGACALGEIGLDYARSQQPRARQLEVLERMLELGGRLGLPLVLHCRNGADASANAYADMLDMLEASPRAAGKVAGIAHCFSGSPQDARRLMDMGFLLGVNGTLTYPKNSELRGILGAAGPGRLVLETDCPYLPPQSRRGKRSEPADLPEICGALARIIGLTPEETARAAFDNCLAVFGLEGEGEGFRFAKPRA
- a CDS encoding PD-(D/E)XK nuclease family protein, translating into MRKPVSSAALDFSYSRMGMYLECPRKYEFRYIQRLPEKPKPYFALGQGVHDALEYLYAVQAPPFPSMEAVLQRFRDEWEKTSPEAKGYSARQLQQGKHKQDFDDGLVMLGAYYRKHRDVLHIPLAVEFRAKVEVDGLNVIMIADRLDYLGNGKIAVVDYKTGKNVERAPDQLYMYQKLLDISPDFQKLAAAKTGEDGPFSVGKMVFCHVPSLEEAAFDRAGDQELGAVWNKALDVAAKIRAREFLPSPGETKCRFCDYRERCQAGSAQTAPEEAAFSLPAKPAGDILGEKIDKCGRLREEADALGREITALMREKGLNLHFGAKYKAALEKSPRLEIPDEKAMLSALRETGLLNRALLPTKKAVENLLSAPDLPPDQRARLESCVRRGENLNLGLNKIKD
- a CDS encoding FGGY family carbohydrate kinase, yielding MKRFLAESRNPTETFRLAQAAGAKQMKYYISLDQGSSSSRAVAFGVDGRLAFQSRRPLRCRHDGAIAEYDAAELARGQLDALDELLDLLPPESEIAGLAVASQRSTVVLWDRNTGAPLCPAPSWQDGRAAALLDEIPLDHGQIRAITGLYKTPYYSAPKILWCLRNYPAAAKAAREGTLAIGPVASYLVWLMTGGEVFATDPTLAQRTLLFDLRAWNWSEKLAAVFSVPPQSLPQIRPSAADYGVFRSKRGPIRILALAGDQQAAMAGAGALSADTALVNYGTGAFFLAHADGPAPQAAGLLESAGWESGRHLLEGTVNAASSSLDWLNRLGIEFSARDVDELCRRSENPALMLCSLGGLGSPYWDYSTPAAITNLGARTEKCDIVRGAVEGVAILTAQAALAARRAGAKFGKIIASGGFSRSDYLLEFQSGLLQLPVERAAQEETTALGAACLAARAQGEDVSGWFSPGKTFVPPFPQQRAGEILSRWESFYRAVRG
- a CDS encoding PAS domain S-box protein, which encodes MSISRKITLLFVSLLAALSAVFAVYTVRCEKAALRHEFDNQAGLLLNWLAMGSEYPVLAGNTEMLRHAGREMLRRENVVYCEVADKSGRILYSGGRRGGADENEYSAPVKIEKAGKDSGGGTASGGNGESGVIGRATLVLSHRDVSERGARFARTVWLLAAGGCLAAFALVSLLMSILLGKPVQMLLRGIAGIADGNAGSRGAARSPDELGRLAAAFNAMSRELKSVTVSREELAAEISGRRQAQDALSEERKRLEVTLRSIGDAVIATDRVGKIQLMNKVAEELTGWSEAQALGRPLPEVFSIVSEKTGMICESPVDKVLRNGKVSEPANHTALIRRDGTRCSIADSGAPIKDEAGEISGVILVFRDVSWEHRTAERLLALENAMQSSRTGVILTDTETKIVYLNPAFLMMWGYENHADELLGRKVLDAFKNKPVMAEIAASRTDIGKWEGETIANRRDGSRFDVFLSTSSVYDAEHNLLGIIGTAMDITERKRKDNLLRVFTENLMYLNKASNSIVRIKGRRKLFEELCEKALSLSAGSSGSDDFLAQDAEAPGTCWLAQRDENGGLSVVAAAGAPAACLEMLNREIPGLGGDSLLSRAVKEKIPHFLNRIDSAAGRDALVRCAASSGYKSCAYFPILCRNEVAAVLSLCSRNADYFSSERMEIFQIFVNQASVAYENAMLLDSLEQTVARRTAELNDQKQVAEHARALAENANAAKSAFLANMSHELRTPLNVIIVSGTMMESEMLGALNEKQHEYAGYVIKSGKHLLNLINDILDLSKVEAGRMELSPSVFAPKEILDTTLGMVGEQSVQAQVSLTGEAAFPADMKIVADERKFKQIIFNLLSNAVKFTPAGGAVTLKARRVTVAELRAAAPVPARELEAVNGGAEYILVSVADTGIGISQEDRGKLFKPFSQADSSHSRSYEGTGLGLVLVKRFVEMHNGGIWMESEAGKGSIFSFALPIREKI